The Maniola hyperantus chromosome 12, iAphHyp1.2, whole genome shotgun sequence genome has a segment encoding these proteins:
- the LOC117987106 gene encoding uncharacterized protein isoform X1: MRANSLSSVALLCAFTLLRVVSACQMSSSFENVKFSNFKWLNEPSQWSLTNDVLEVRTENKTDFWQGTWYNFYFNSGHVYGVELKEDFTFEIYVEADLETLYDQAGLMLYVDEKHWLKAGMEYNDGQSMISSVLTNENSDWGAGVYPGNPKKFWLRLTKVGAVVCVKYSTDGITWTLLRLGHFPVAEKYFVGPLCCTPQREGLNVKFSGLTLRQPDKDILHSN; this comes from the exons ATGAGAGCAAATTCCCTTTCATCGGTAGCACTCCTTTGTGCTTTCACCTTACTACGAGTCG TTTCAGCTTGCCAGATGTCTTCATCTTTCGAAAACGTAAAATTCTCCAATTTCAAATGGCTAAACGAACCCTCTCAATGGAGTTTAACCAACGACGTGCTAGAAGTAAGGACTGAAAATAAAACAGATTTCTGGCAAGGGACCTggtataacttttattttaatagtggCCATGTTTATGGCGTCGAGCTCAAGGAAGATTTTACATTTGAG atctACGTAGAAGCAGATTTGGAGACACTGTACGACCAGGCTGGCCTGATGTTATACGTAGACGAGAAGCACTGGCTCAAAGCTGGCATGGAGTACAACGACGGACAGTCGATGATCTCGAGCGTCCTCACCAACGAGAATTCTGATTGGGGCGCAG GAGTATACCCTGGAAACCCGAAGAAGTTTTGGCTACGTTTGACCAAAGTGGGAGCCGTGGTCTGTGTCAAGTATTCCACGGACGGCATTACTTGGACTCTACTGAGGTTGGGTCACTTTCCGGTAGCAGAGAAGTACTTCGTAGGACCCTTGTGCTGCACGCCTCAGAGGGAAGGGTTGAATGTTAAATTCAGCGGCCTGACCTTACGCCAACCGGATAAAGATATTTTGCACTCAAACTAA
- the LOC117987106 gene encoding uncharacterized protein isoform X2, producing the protein MSSSFENVKFSNFKWLNEPSQWSLTNDVLEVRTENKTDFWQGTWYNFYFNSGHVYGVELKEDFTFEIYVEADLETLYDQAGLMLYVDEKHWLKAGMEYNDGQSMISSVLTNENSDWGAGVYPGNPKKFWLRLTKVGAVVCVKYSTDGITWTLLRLGHFPVAEKYFVGPLCCTPQREGLNVKFSGLTLRQPDKDILHSN; encoded by the exons ATGTCTTCATCTTTCGAAAACGTAAAATTCTCCAATTTCAAATGGCTAAACGAACCCTCTCAATGGAGTTTAACCAACGACGTGCTAGAAGTAAGGACTGAAAATAAAACAGATTTCTGGCAAGGGACCTggtataacttttattttaatagtggCCATGTTTATGGCGTCGAGCTCAAGGAAGATTTTACATTTGAG atctACGTAGAAGCAGATTTGGAGACACTGTACGACCAGGCTGGCCTGATGTTATACGTAGACGAGAAGCACTGGCTCAAAGCTGGCATGGAGTACAACGACGGACAGTCGATGATCTCGAGCGTCCTCACCAACGAGAATTCTGATTGGGGCGCAG GAGTATACCCTGGAAACCCGAAGAAGTTTTGGCTACGTTTGACCAAAGTGGGAGCCGTGGTCTGTGTCAAGTATTCCACGGACGGCATTACTTGGACTCTACTGAGGTTGGGTCACTTTCCGGTAGCAGAGAAGTACTTCGTAGGACCCTTGTGCTGCACGCCTCAGAGGGAAGGGTTGAATGTTAAATTCAGCGGCCTGACCTTACGCCAACCGGATAAAGATATTTTGCACTCAAACTAA